AGGCATCGGGGAAAATTTCACACTAAGCATTACTAAAcaattcttttctttcattgacGCAAGCTACGATAAAATGCCTGACTAATCTCTCCTTCCATTTTCTCTTGCTTCTGCAGGAACCCAGCAACAAGCGTGTCCGACCTCTCGGCAGGGTGACGTCGCTAGCCAACCTCATCTCTCCGGGGAAGAATGGGGCCGTCCGGCGCTTCGGCCAAACCATCCAGGTAATTCACCATGACCCTGTGCCTACGGACACCCCTTTGCTGTTTTATGTGTCGTGCCAAACAACATGGTTTCCAATTGCAACGTGCCTGACATCTGGGACACCCTCTTTTCCATCTGCAGGCCTCATTCCGAGGCGATGGCAAGTCGCCGGGTGTGCCCCAGAAGCCTTGCAGCAAGGCAGCGGCCCCCACACCGCCTAAGAGGAGGAACAGCACGCTGTGGTCGGAGACACTAGACGTCCACCAGAAGGGAACTTTGTCCACAAAAGAAATCAAGCGGCAGGAGGTGAGAATCAGCTCAAATACAGTTAATTACAGTGGAAATGGTAGAACGTGGTTAGGAAACCAACGGGAAAAGTGTATTTGTAGCCAGGCAAGTATGGTAAGTCAGAAATCCAGACAGCAGTAAAATACTACCTAATTTATAAACTGGTTTCACAAATCCCTGTAGTATTTGTGTCAAATAGTCTAAATGGGGTCAAAAGCAGTCCAGGGACCATTTCCCAGTCTATTTCCCAGTCCCCAGCCACTCCACCCCCCATTTGTCCTGCACATGCCAGATATCTTAGCCAACTGTCAGACTTTGCACAGTTTTGTACACAGTGAGCAAGGAGAGGTAGAGAGCAGCCTGAGATTCAAAGTTGACCCCAGTCATTTGGCACCACTGCAGTTTTAGATTTAGTCTAATCACTGTCTCTAGCAATCATCTAACATCTTGATTCATGTGTTTTGCTAATAAGGTGTCTTtcttatcctcctcttccttagGCTATATTTGAGCTGTCTCGTGGTGAACAGGACCTGATTGAGGACCTCCAGCTCGCACGCAAGGTTTGTACTTTTCAACCTCCGAGGCATAGGGAGTACATATAAAGCAAGCAGATTAAATCAAAGTCTGGCAGGCCTTCCACACAGCCAAGCCAGGAACTATAAAAAGACAAGACTtattcctctgtctttctgttgtaCCCTTAAAGCTCTTCACTGAGCTATTCATAGCATCCACCGCCTCTTGGCCTGCTGGGATATTGTTATTTGACAATTTTGGTTCTGCTCCCACCAACAGGCGTACCATGACCCAATGCTGAAGCTCTCCATTATGTCTGAGGAGGAGCTCACTCACATCTTCGGCAACCTAGATGCCTACATCCCACTGCATGAGGACCTGCTGTCCCAGCTCTCCAAAGCAACGGGCCCAGACGGAACTGTGGGCCAGATCGGACAGATTGTCATTAGCTGGGTAAGTGTTTTTTCACTGAGTCATTGGTAACTCTATGATTCTGTTGATATTATGGTTTTCAAATAAAGCCAGCATTTAGTTAACGTTTCCCCCCcactttcctctgcagctgcccAGGCTAAACGCCTACAAAGACTACTGCAGCAACCAGCTGGCAGCCAAGGCGCTGCTGGACCAGAAGAAGCAGGACAGACGAGTGCAGGACTTCCTGCAGCGTTGCCTTGAGTCGCCCTTCAGCAGGAAGCTGGACCTGTGGAGCTTCCTGGACATTCCACGCTCCCGCCTGGTCAAGTACCCACTGCTGCTCAAAGAGATACTGAGACACACTCCACCAGAGCATCCAGATGTTGGCAGTCTCGAGGAAGCCGTAAGTAAACATCAAAAAAGGAACCAATGTTATCTTTTGACTGTTTCTCCTAAAATGTGTTGCAAGTTAATCATTTGATTCCTCTTTGTTCTCAGATCACAATCATTCAGGGCGTTCTATTTGACATCAACATGAAGAAAGGAGAGTCTGAGTGCCAGTACTACATCGACAAGCTGGAATATCTGGACGACAGACAGAAGGATCCTCGCATCGAGCACTGCAAGAGCCTGCTGTGTCATGGGGAGCTACGCAACAAGAGCGGCACGGTGAGCAAATCAAACACATACTTCCCTCTCGACAAGACATTGCCCGTTATAAAGTAGTCAGGCTGTAACTGGCTGCTCTGCTGACGCCCCAACCATCTTTGATCTAACCATGCAAGCATAAGCTTTGATAATATCTTCCAACTGTGCTTGTGGTTTTGTGAAATATCACTGTTCTGGTTTTgatatttattctgtttcttGTCGGTCCTCCCAGAAGCTGCACGTGTTCCTGTTTACTGAGCTGCTGATTCTCACCCGACCCGTCACCAGGAATGAGCGCCAGTGCTTCCAGGTTTACAGACAACCAATCCCAGTGCAGGACCTGGTGCTGGAGGACCTGCAGGACGGAGACGTCAGAATGGGCGGCTCCTTCAGAGGCGCTTTCAGCAACGCAGACAAAGGTAAGGCTAATGTCCAACCTTGAAGTATTTGTGGCTGTTACTGTAGCTTTGTGTCTCCTGTTAAATATATCAAACAactaatttcatatttttccatttctttaacAGCCAAGAACATTTTCAGAGTGCGCTCTCAAGACCCGAGCCAGGCGCAGTCC
The sequence above is a segment of the Hippoglossus stenolepis isolate QCI-W04-F060 chromosome 22, HSTE1.2, whole genome shotgun sequence genome. Coding sequences within it:
- the net1 gene encoding neuroepithelial cell-transforming gene 1 protein isoform X1 encodes the protein MGETSEAPAPAPAPRCDKLRREPSCRGLRRKSPADDASPPGNSSTSLRRSLRRGSSFTFLTPGPQWDFSLKRKRREKDDSDAVSLCSFDFKEPSNKRVRPLGRVTSLANLISPGKNGAVRRFGQTIQASFRGDGKSPGVPQKPCSKAAAPTPPKRRNSTLWSETLDVHQKGTLSTKEIKRQEAIFELSRGEQDLIEDLQLARKAYHDPMLKLSIMSEEELTHIFGNLDAYIPLHEDLLSQLSKATGPDGTVGQIGQIVISWLPRLNAYKDYCSNQLAAKALLDQKKQDRRVQDFLQRCLESPFSRKLDLWSFLDIPRSRLVKYPLLLKEILRHTPPEHPDVGSLEEAITIIQGVLFDINMKKGESECQYYIDKLEYLDDRQKDPRIEHCKSLLCHGELRNKSGTKLHVFLFTELLILTRPVTRNERQCFQVYRQPIPVQDLVLEDLQDGDVRMGGSFRGAFSNADKAKNIFRVRSQDPSQAQSHTLQVNDIFHKQQWLNCLRSAISVHRPVNEPTTPSPPMSAARSRRRPSSVSAIVHMEEADENCLQPTSQSAPSSPCNSTTPSPTMASPSSCSSSSSSTSSLSPLSSSTSLKTKKDKKSLCSLGKRKETMV
- the net1 gene encoding neuroepithelial cell-transforming gene 1 protein isoform X2; this encodes MVAYDELGSLVPIKRTLQVIDYLNQANKDLEEPSNKRVRPLGRVTSLANLISPGKNGAVRRFGQTIQASFRGDGKSPGVPQKPCSKAAAPTPPKRRNSTLWSETLDVHQKGTLSTKEIKRQEAIFELSRGEQDLIEDLQLARKAYHDPMLKLSIMSEEELTHIFGNLDAYIPLHEDLLSQLSKATGPDGTVGQIGQIVISWLPRLNAYKDYCSNQLAAKALLDQKKQDRRVQDFLQRCLESPFSRKLDLWSFLDIPRSRLVKYPLLLKEILRHTPPEHPDVGSLEEAITIIQGVLFDINMKKGESECQYYIDKLEYLDDRQKDPRIEHCKSLLCHGELRNKSGTKLHVFLFTELLILTRPVTRNERQCFQVYRQPIPVQDLVLEDLQDGDVRMGGSFRGAFSNADKAKNIFRVRSQDPSQAQSHTLQVNDIFHKQQWLNCLRSAISVHRPVNEPTTPSPPMSAARSRRRPSSVSAIVHMEEADENCLQPTSQSAPSSPCNSTTPSPTMASPSSCSSSSSSTSSLSPLSSSTSLKTKKDKKSLCSLGKRKETMV